CTTCCTCTGCAGTTAGATAAACCACATCTTGATTATCCAAGTTCACTTTACCTTCGCTTACAGGACGGTAAGGTGTAGAGATAAATCCAAGATCGGTAATCTTTGCAAAGACACAAAGAGAAGAGATTAGACCAATATTCGGCCCCTCTGGTGTTTCAATTGGACACAAACGACCATAGTGAGTATAGTGAACGTCACGAACCTCAAATCCGGCACGATCACGAGATAAACCACCAGGTCCCAGTGCAGACATACGACGCTTGTGAGTCATCTCTGCTAGTGGGTTCGTCTGATCCATAAACTGTGACAACGCATTGGTTCCGAAGAAAGAGTTGATCACAGAAGACAAAGTCTTCGAGTTAATCAAATCTGTTGGAGTAAACACCTCGTTATCACGAACATTCATTCGTTCACGAATTGTTCTGGCCATACGAGCCAAACCAACACCAAATTGATTGTACATCTGCTCTCCTACTGTTCTAACACGACGGTTAGACAAGTGGTCAATATCATCGATATCTGTTTTCGAATTGATAAGCTTGATAAGATATTTGATAATCTCGATCATATCTTGGTTTGTCAAGACACGAGTATCTGAATCAATATCAAGATTCAACTTCTTATTAATACGATAACGACCAACCTCTCCTAAGTCATAACGAACTTCAGAAAAGAACAATTTATCAATTACGTCACGAGCAGTAGCTTCATCAGGCGGCTCTGAGTTACGTAATTGTCTATAGATATATAATACTGCTTCCTTCTCCGAGTTACAAGGATCTTTCTGAAGTGTATTATAAATAATTGCAAAGTCAGCTAGATTCTGCTCCTCTTTATGAAGAAGAATAGTTTTCGCTCCTGAATCTAGGATTTCATCCAAGTGCTCAGGCTCGATAACTGTTTCACGGTCGATAATGACTTCATTACGCTCGATAGAAACTACTTCACCAGTATCTTCATCTACGAAGTCCTCTACCCATGTTTTCAACACACGAGCAGCCAATTTTCTACCAACAATTTTCTTAATTCCAGACTTTGAAACGCGAATCTCATCAGCAAGTCCGAATATCTCAAGGATATCCTTATCACTTTCATAACCGATTGCACGTAACAACGTAGTTACTGGTAATTTCTTCTTACGATCGATGTAAGCAAACATGACACCATTGATATCCGTTGCAAACTCAATCCATGATCCCTTAAAAGGAATAATTCGAGCAGAGTAAAGTTTTGTACCATTGGCATGTACACTCTGACCAAAGAAAACGCCTGGAGAACGGTGTAATTGAGAAACAACCACACGCTCAGCACCATTGATCACAAAAGATCCACTTGGGGTCATATATGGAATTGTCCCCAAGTACACCTCCTGAATCACAGTGTCGAAGTCCTCGTGTTCTTCGTCAGTACAATACAATTTTAATCTTGCCTTAATTGGCACACTATAAGTCAAGCCTCTATCTATACACTCCTCGATAGTATAGCGAGGTGGATCGACTGAATAATCAATAAACTCAAGGACAAAGTTATTTCGAGTATCCGTAATTGGAAAATTTTCACGAAATACTTGATTAAGGCCCTCTATTTTTCTTTCCTCAGGCGATGCCCCCAACTGGAAGAACTCTTTGAAAGATTTGATCTGTACTTCTAGAAAATCAGGGTATTCGAAACGATTTTCTGCAGAAGCAAAACTGATCCTATTATTTACAGTTTGTGAAGACATGAATCAACCGAATTAATTGAACCTAAAACATAAACGCAAAAAGGCTTAGAACCCCGAATAGGGATTCTAAACCATAAACCTTCGTTAGAAAGGTCAACTTCTTATTTAAGCTCAACCTCAGCACCAGCTTCTGTTAGCTGTGTTTTAAGTGCTTCAGCTTCTTCTTTAGAAACTTTCTCTTTGATTGCTTTAGGAGCTCCGTCAACTAGTTCTTTAGCTTCCTTAAGACCAACACCTGCTAGGTCTTTAACCAACTTAACTACAGCCAATTTTGAAGAACCTGCTGCTTTCAAGATAACGTCGAATTCTGTTTGCTCTTCAGCAGCAGCTTCGCCACCAGCAACTGGTCCAGCAACAGCTACTGCAGCAGCAGCAGGCTCGATACCGTACTCATCCTTAAGGATAGTTGCTAATTCGTTTACGTCTTTTACTGTTAGGTTAACTAATTCTTCTGCAAGTTTATTAAGATCTGCCATTTTCCTCGAATTTAAAAATGATATAGTGAATAATTTATTTTCTTTTCTTTAAGCGTTTTTTTCCTCAAGTGCCTTAAGCACTCCAGTAATAGTTTGTCCAGATGACTGAAGAGCTGAAATAACATTCTTCGCAGGAGACTGAAGCAATGCGATAACATCTGCAACCAATTCCTCTTTCGACTTGATATTTACTAATTCTTCTAATGTTTCTGCACCAACATATACAGACTCCTCTACAAATGCTCCCTTCAATACAGGTTTGCCGTTCTCTTTACCAAAATCTTTAATCAATTTTGCTGGAACGTTACCAATATTCGAAAGCAGTACAGAAGTACTACCTTTCAATACGTCAAATAAGCCCGAAGCATCTTTATCTGATTCTTCAATAGCTTTGCGCAACAGTGTATTCTTTGCCAC
The Prolixibacteraceae bacterium DNA segment above includes these coding regions:
- the rplL gene encoding 50S ribosomal protein L7/L12, with protein sequence MADLNKLAEELVNLTVKDVNELATILKDEYGIEPAAAAVAVAGPVAGGEAAAEEQTEFDVILKAAGSSKLAVVKLVKDLAGVGLKEAKELVDGAPKAIKEKVSKEEAEALKTQLTEAGAEVELK
- the rplJ gene encoding 50S ribosomal protein L10, coding for MRRSEKQQLVESLKEQLNSYSHFYLADVEALDAEQTSALRRLCFQKEVKLVVAKNTLLRKAIEESDKDASGLFDVLKGSTSVLLSNIGNVPAKLIKDFGKENGKPVLKGAFVEESVYVGAETLEELVNIKSKEELVADVIALLQSPAKNVISALQSSGQTITGVLKALEEKNA